The Mycobacterium seoulense genome has a window encoding:
- the yajC gene encoding preprotein translocase subunit YajC, giving the protein MESLILFLPFLLIMGGFMYFASRRQKRAMQATIDLHESLRAGDRVHTTSGLQATVVAITDDTVDLEIAPGVVTTWMKLAIRDRVLPEDDEDLADGDDSDDVAEFDEGRLPKDS; this is encoded by the coding sequence ATGGAGAGTTTGATCCTGTTCCTGCCCTTCCTGCTCATCATGGGCGGGTTCATGTACTTCGCGTCGCGGCGCCAGAAGCGCGCGATGCAGGCCACCATCGACCTGCACGAGTCGCTGCGGGCCGGCGACCGCGTGCACACCACCTCCGGCCTTCAGGCCACGGTCGTCGCGATCACGGACGACACCGTCGACCTCGAGATCGCGCCGGGCGTGGTGACCACCTGGATGAAGCTGGCCATCCGCGACCGGGTCCTGCCCGAGGACGACGAAGACCTGGCCGACGGCGACGACTCGGACGACGTGGCCGAATTCGACGAGGGCCGGCTGCCCAAGGATTCCTGA
- the secD gene encoding protein translocase subunit SecD has product MASSSAPVHPARYLSVFLLLLVGVYLLVFLTGDKHAAPKLGIDLQGGTRVTLTARTPDGSRPSRDALAQAQQIISARVNGLGVSGSEVVVDGDNLVITVPGNDGNEARNLGQTARLYIRPVLNSMPAQAVQPKPAPPAQAPPPGPAPSGQPAPGQAPPPGQAPPPAGQPAPAQPAPPGGRPPAQPRPYPQDPPPPPPSPAPPPAPAGNAPPADVPPAEQPAPADPRKELAERIADEKKWRQSTRQGVQFLALQFQATRCDKEDILAGNDDPKLPLVTCSTDHKVAYLLAPSIISGDQIQDATSGMNQRGIGYVVDVQFKPAAANTWADFTAAHIGTQTAFTLDSQVVSAPMIQEAIPGGRTQITGGDPPFTAATAKQLANVLKYGSLPLSFESSEAQTVSATLGLTSLRAGLIAGAIGLVLVLLYSLLYYRVLGLLTALSLTASGAMIFAILVILGRQINYTLDLAGIAGLIIGIGTTADSFVVFFERIKDEIREGRSFRSAVPRGWVRARKTIVSGNAVTFLAAAVLYALAIGQVRGFAFTLGLTTILDVVVVFLVTWPLVYLASKSPTLAKPAYNGLGAVQQVARERRASAQVKTGRG; this is encoded by the coding sequence GTGGCATCGTCTTCGGCGCCGGTGCACCCTGCCCGCTATCTGTCGGTCTTCTTGCTGCTGCTCGTCGGCGTCTACCTGCTGGTGTTCCTGACCGGGGACAAGCACGCCGCCCCCAAGCTCGGCATCGACCTGCAGGGCGGCACCCGCGTCACGCTGACGGCGCGCACCCCGGACGGGTCGCGCCCCAGCCGCGACGCGCTGGCCCAGGCGCAGCAGATCATCAGCGCGCGGGTCAACGGGCTGGGCGTCTCCGGTTCCGAGGTCGTGGTCGACGGCGACAACCTGGTCATCACCGTCCCCGGCAACGACGGCAACGAGGCCCGCAACCTGGGCCAGACCGCCCGGCTGTACATCCGCCCGGTGCTCAACTCGATGCCGGCGCAGGCGGTCCAGCCCAAGCCCGCCCCGCCGGCTCAGGCGCCGCCCCCGGGCCCGGCGCCCTCCGGTCAGCCGGCGCCCGGTCAGGCGCCGCCCCCGGGCCAGGCGCCCCCGCCGGCCGGCCAGCCCGCGCCGGCCCAGCCCGCGCCGCCGGGCGGTCGACCGCCGGCCCAGCCGCGGCCGTATCCGCAGGACCCGCCGCCGCCACCGCCGAGCCCCGCGCCGCCCCCGGCGCCCGCGGGCAACGCGCCGCCGGCCGACGTGCCCCCGGCCGAGCAGCCGGCACCGGCCGACCCGCGCAAGGAACTCGCCGAGCGCATCGCCGACGAGAAGAAGTGGCGGCAGAGCACCCGTCAGGGCGTGCAGTTCCTGGCGTTGCAGTTCCAGGCCACCCGCTGCGACAAAGAAGACATCCTGGCCGGCAACGACGACCCGAAGCTGCCGCTGGTGACGTGTTCGACCGACCACAAGGTGGCCTACCTGCTGGCGCCCTCGATCATCAGCGGCGACCAGATCCAGGACGCCACCTCGGGCATGAACCAGCGCGGCATCGGTTACGTCGTCGACGTGCAGTTCAAGCCGGCGGCGGCGAACACCTGGGCGGACTTCACCGCCGCCCACATCGGCACCCAGACCGCCTTCACGCTGGACTCCCAGGTGGTCAGCGCCCCGATGATCCAGGAGGCCATCCCCGGCGGCCGGACCCAGATCACCGGCGGTGACCCGCCGTTCACCGCCGCGACCGCCAAGCAGCTGGCCAACGTCCTGAAATACGGCTCGTTGCCGCTGTCATTCGAATCCTCGGAGGCCCAAACCGTCTCGGCCACACTGGGATTGACCTCGCTGCGGGCGGGGCTGATCGCCGGTGCGATCGGTTTGGTGTTGGTGTTGCTGTACTCGCTGCTGTATTACCGGGTGTTGGGCCTGCTCACCGCGCTGTCGCTAACGGCTTCCGGCGCAATGATCTTCGCGATATTGGTGATCCTGGGCCGGCAGATCAACTACACCCTGGACCTCGCGGGCATCGCGGGTCTGATCATCGGCATCGGCACCACCGCGGACTCGTTCGTGGTGTTCTTCGAGCGCATCAAAGACGAGATCCGAGAAGGCCGATCGTTTCGATCGGCGGTGCCCCGCGGCTGGGTGCGGGCCCGCAAGACGATCGTGTCGGGCAATGCCGTCACCTTCCTGGCCGCCGCGGTGCTGTACGCGCTGGCGATCGGCCAGGTGCGGGGATTCGCCTTCACGCTGGGCCTCACCACGATCCTCGACGTCGTGGTGGTGTTCCTGGTGACCTGGCCGCTGGTCTACCTGGCGTCCAAGTCGCCGACGTTGGCCAAACCCGCCTACAACGGCCTGGGCGCGGTACAGCAGGTCGCCCGCGAGCGCCGGGCGTCCGCGCAAGTCAAGACGGGACGGGGATAG
- the secF gene encoding protein translocase subunit SecF gives MASKGKAQTDAAEITEAGAVEPAAETGAAQPHHSFLARLYTGTGAFEVIGRRRLWYGISGAIVAVALVSIVLRGFTFGIDFNGGTTVSMPTAGSSGTVTTATVSDVFRKAIGRDPESVVIVGNGASATVQIRSETLSNDQTSKLRNALFDAFQPKGADGKPSKQAISDAAVSETWGDQITDKALIALVVFLALVSLYITVRYERYMAVSALTTMVFDLTVTAGVYSLVGFEVTPATVIGLLTILGFSLYDTVIVFDKVEENTHGFQHTTRRTFAEQANLAINQTFMRSINTSLIGVLPVLALMVVAVWLLGVGTLKDLALVQLVGILVGTYSSIFFATPLLVTLRERTELVRTHTRRVTRRRKGGAEPAEEAKPTEDGPASPETAASASATPDKPAPNKPAPGARPVRPTGSRRPSGKRNAGRR, from the coding sequence ATGGCCTCCAAAGGCAAGGCCCAAACCGACGCGGCCGAGATCACCGAAGCCGGCGCGGTGGAGCCGGCTGCTGAGACCGGCGCCGCGCAGCCGCACCACAGCTTCCTCGCGCGCCTCTACACCGGCACCGGCGCGTTCGAGGTGATCGGCCGGCGTCGCCTCTGGTACGGGATCAGCGGGGCGATCGTCGCGGTCGCCCTGGTCAGCATCGTCTTGCGGGGCTTCACCTTCGGGATCGATTTCAACGGCGGCACCACGGTGTCGATGCCCACCGCCGGCTCGTCGGGCACCGTCACGACGGCCACCGTGTCCGACGTCTTCCGGAAGGCGATCGGCCGCGACCCGGAGTCGGTGGTGATCGTCGGCAACGGCGCCTCGGCCACGGTGCAGATCCGCTCGGAAACGCTGTCCAACGACCAGACATCCAAGCTGCGCAACGCCCTGTTCGATGCCTTCCAGCCCAAGGGCGCGGACGGCAAGCCCAGCAAGCAGGCGATCAGCGACGCGGCGGTGTCGGAGACCTGGGGTGACCAGATCACCGACAAGGCGCTGATCGCGCTGGTGGTGTTCTTGGCGTTGGTCAGCCTGTACATCACCGTGCGGTACGAGCGGTACATGGCCGTCTCCGCGCTGACGACCATGGTGTTCGACCTGACGGTGACCGCGGGGGTGTACTCGCTGGTCGGTTTCGAGGTCACCCCGGCCACCGTCATCGGCCTGCTGACGATCCTCGGTTTCTCCCTGTACGACACCGTCATCGTGTTCGACAAGGTCGAGGAGAACACCCACGGCTTCCAGCACACCACCCGGCGCACCTTCGCCGAACAGGCCAACCTGGCGATCAACCAGACGTTCATGCGCTCCATCAACACCAGCCTGATCGGGGTGTTGCCGGTGCTGGCGCTGATGGTCGTGGCGGTGTGGCTGCTGGGGGTCGGCACGTTGAAGGACCTGGCGCTGGTGCAGCTGGTCGGCATCTTGGTGGGCACCTACTCGTCGATCTTCTTCGCCACGCCGCTGCTGGTCACACTGCGCGAGCGCACCGAGCTGGTGCGCACGCACACCCGCCGCGTCACCCGCCGGCGCAAGGGTGGGGCCGAGCCGGCCGAGGAGGCCAAGCCCACCGAGGACGGACCGGCGTCGCCGGAGACCGCCGCGTCGGCGTCGGCGACCCCCGACAAGCCCGCACCCAACAAGCCGGCGCCGGGTGCCCGCCCGGTGCGGCCGACCGGGTCCCGGCGTCCGAGCGGCAAGCGAAACGCCGGCCGGCGGTAG
- a CDS encoding ABC transporter substrate-binding protein → MAARYRLAGGAIGLAAMLVAAVTLTACSGSAASQVDYVVDGPLVTYNTNTVVGAASAGAQAFARTLAGFSYHGPDGQSVADRDFGTVAVVSGSPLVLDYQIADNAVYSDGKPVTCDDLVLTWAAQSGRYPDFNAATQAGYLDIANVECLPGQKKARVSFIPDRGVVDYNQLFTATSLMPSHVIADQLHVDVTAALLSSNTQLVQQIARLWNTIWDLKPGLDLKNFPSSGPYKIERILDGGAVVLVANDRWWGPRAVTKRITVWPQGPDIQDRVNNRSVDVVDVAAGSSGTLTTPDNYVRADSPSAGIEQLIFAPQGPLSQPKARRALALCTPRDTLARDAGVPIANSRLNPAADDPATAGDGAAEAAQFARADPGAARDALGGAPMTVRIGYHGPNARLAVNVGVIAKSCAAAGITVANVALDTSGPQALRDGKIDVLLASTGGAAGSGSTGSSAMDAYDLHSGNGNNLSGYTNPQVDGAIGALAVSADPAERVRLLGDAAPILWGDMPTLPLYRQQRTLLMSKKMYAVSKNPTRWGAGWNMDRWALVQ, encoded by the coding sequence ATGGCCGCCAGGTACCGCCTCGCTGGGGGCGCTATCGGTTTGGCCGCAATGCTCGTGGCGGCCGTCACGCTGACCGCATGCTCCGGCAGCGCCGCCTCCCAGGTCGACTACGTGGTGGACGGCCCGCTGGTCACCTACAACACCAACACCGTCGTCGGCGCGGCGTCGGCCGGGGCGCAGGCGTTCGCCCGCACGCTCGCCGGCTTCAGCTATCACGGCCCGGACGGGCAGAGCGTCGCCGACCGGGACTTCGGCACCGTCGCGGTGGTGAGCGGTTCACCGCTGGTGCTCGACTACCAGATCGCCGACAACGCCGTCTACTCCGACGGCAAGCCGGTGACCTGCGACGACCTGGTGCTGACCTGGGCGGCCCAGTCCGGCCGGTATCCCGACTTCAACGCCGCCACCCAGGCCGGTTACCTCGACATCGCCAACGTCGAATGCCTGCCGGGGCAGAAGAAGGCCCGGGTGTCGTTCATCCCGGATCGCGGCGTCGTCGACTACAACCAGCTGTTCACCGCCACGTCGCTGATGCCGTCGCACGTCATCGCCGACCAGCTCCACGTCGACGTGACCGCCGCCCTGCTCAGCAGCAACACCCAACTCGTGCAGCAGATCGCCCGGCTGTGGAACACCATCTGGGACCTCAAGCCCGGGCTGGACCTGAAGAACTTCCCGTCGTCGGGGCCGTACAAGATCGAACGCATCCTGGACGGCGGCGCGGTGGTGCTCGTCGCCAATGACCGATGGTGGGGCCCCAGGGCCGTCACCAAGCGGATCACCGTCTGGCCGCAGGGTCCCGACATCCAGGACCGGGTCAACAACCGCAGCGTCGACGTGGTCGACGTCGCGGCGGGCTCGTCGGGAACGCTGACGACACCGGACAACTACGTCCGAGCCGACTCGCCGTCGGCCGGCATCGAGCAGCTGATCTTCGCGCCGCAGGGGCCGCTCTCGCAGCCCAAGGCCCGGCGCGCGCTGGCGCTGTGCACCCCGCGCGACACGCTCGCGCGCGACGCCGGGGTGCCGATCGCCAATTCCCGCCTGAACCCGGCCGCCGACGACCCCGCGACCGCCGGAGACGGTGCCGCCGAGGCCGCCCAGTTCGCCAGGGCGGACCCGGGCGCCGCCCGCGACGCGCTCGGCGGTGCGCCGATGACGGTGCGCATCGGCTACCACGGGCCCAACGCGCGGCTGGCGGTCAACGTCGGGGTCATCGCCAAATCCTGTGCCGCGGCCGGTATCACCGTCGCCAACGTCGCCCTGGACACCTCGGGGCCCCAGGCGCTCAGGGACGGGAAGATCGACGTGCTCCTGGCCAGCACCGGCGGGGCCGCCGGCAGCGGGTCGACGGGCTCGTCGGCGATGGATGCCTACGATCTGCACAGCGGCAACGGCAACAACCTGTCCGGCTACACGAACCCGCAGGTCGACGGCGCGATCGGGGCGCTGGCGGTTTCGGCCGACCCCGCCGAGCGCGTCCGGCTGCTGGGCGACGCGGCGCCGATACTGTGGGGCGACATGCCCACGTTGCCCCTCTACCGCCAGCAACGCACCCTGTTGATGTCGAAGAAGATGTACGCCGTGAGCAAGAACCCCACTCGCTGGGGCGCAGGCTGGAACATGGACCGATGGGCGCTGGTTCAGTGA
- a CDS encoding adenine phosphoribosyltransferase, with protein sequence MGAGSVTGVGGSASVANVIASLLREVSDFPKPGVQFKDLTPVFADPRGLMAVTDALAEIASGADLVAGIDSRGFLAAAAVADRLRTGVLAIRKGGKLPPPVHAEHYDLEYGSATLEIPADGIDLRGRHVVIIDDVLATGGTLAAAARLLERSGARVIAAAVILELTALGGRQAVADLPVHSLSRV encoded by the coding sequence ATGGGCGCTGGTTCAGTGACCGGTGTGGGCGGGAGCGCGTCGGTCGCCAATGTCATCGCCTCGCTGCTGCGTGAGGTGTCCGACTTTCCCAAGCCCGGGGTCCAGTTCAAGGACCTCACGCCCGTGTTCGCCGACCCGCGAGGGTTGATGGCAGTCACCGACGCCCTGGCCGAGATCGCCTCGGGCGCCGACCTGGTGGCCGGGATCGACTCCCGTGGCTTCCTGGCCGCGGCGGCCGTCGCCGACCGGCTGCGCACCGGGGTGCTGGCCATTCGCAAGGGCGGCAAGCTGCCGCCGCCGGTGCACGCCGAGCACTACGACCTGGAGTACGGCAGTGCCACGCTGGAAATCCCCGCCGACGGCATCGACCTGCGTGGACGACACGTGGTGATCATCGACGACGTGCTGGCCACCGGGGGCACCCTCGCCGCGGCGGCCCGGCTGCTGGAACGCAGCGGCGCCCGGGTGATCGCGGCTGCGGTGATCCTCGAGCTGACCGCGCTCGGGGGCCGTCAAGCGGTCGCGGACTTGCCGGTGCACAGCCTCAGTCGCGTCTAG
- a CDS encoding RelA/SpoT family protein has protein sequence MADEKSAAQALDAPTDAGDALLVGEPVTAQAEPPEPPTEALKVPSSASRRVRARLARRMTAQRTTLNPVLEPLVAVHREFYPKANLSLLQRAYEVADQRHATQLRHSGDPYITHPLAVANILAELGMDTTTLVAALLHDTIEDTGYTLEALSEEFGEEVGHLVDGVTKLDRVVLGTAAEGETIRKMITAMARDPRVLVIKVADRLHNMRTMRFLPPEKQARKARETLEVIAPLAHRLGMASVKWELEDLSFAILHPKKYEEIVRLVAGRAPSRDTYLAKVRAEIINTLNASKIKATVEGRPKHYWSIYQKMIVKGRDFDDIHDLVGIRILCDEIRDCYAAVGVVHSLWQPMAGRFKDYIAQPRYGVYQSLHTTVVGPEGKPLEIQIRTRDMHRTAEYGIAAHWRYKEAKGRNGVPHPHAAAEIDDMAWMRQLLDWQREAADPGEFLESLRYDLAVQEIFVFTPKGDVITLPTGSTPVDFAYAVHTEVGHRCIGARVNGRLVALERKLENGEVVEVFTSKAPNAGPSRDWQQFVVSPRAKAKIRQWFAKERREEALETGKEAMAREVRRGGLPLQRLVNGESMAAVARELHYADVSALYTAIGEGHVSARHVVQRLLAELGGIDQAEEDLAERSTPTTMLRRPRSSDDVGVSVPGAPGVLSKLAKCCTPVPGDAIMGFVTRGGGVSVHRTDCTNAASLQQQSERIIEVHWAPSPSSVFLVAIQVEALDRHRLLSDVTRVLADEKVNILSASVTTSNDRVAISRFTFEMGDPKHLGHLLNVVRNVEGVFDVYRVTSAA, from the coding sequence GTGGCGGACGAGAAGAGCGCGGCGCAGGCGCTTGACGCGCCCACCGACGCCGGCGACGCCCTGCTGGTCGGGGAGCCGGTCACGGCGCAGGCCGAGCCGCCGGAGCCGCCGACGGAGGCGCTGAAGGTCCCCAGCAGCGCGTCTCGCCGGGTCCGGGCCCGGCTGGCCCGGCGGATGACCGCCCAGCGCACCACGCTCAACCCGGTGCTGGAACCGCTCGTGGCGGTGCACCGGGAGTTCTACCCGAAGGCGAACCTGTCGTTGCTACAGCGCGCCTACGAGGTTGCCGACCAGCGGCACGCCACGCAGTTGCGCCATTCCGGCGATCCCTACATCACCCACCCCCTGGCGGTCGCGAACATCCTGGCCGAATTGGGCATGGACACCACCACTTTGGTGGCCGCGCTGTTGCACGACACCATCGAGGACACCGGTTACACGCTCGAGGCGTTGAGCGAGGAGTTCGGTGAGGAGGTGGGCCACCTCGTCGACGGCGTGACCAAGCTGGACCGGGTGGTGCTGGGCACCGCCGCCGAGGGCGAGACGATCCGCAAGATGATCACCGCGATGGCCCGCGACCCCCGGGTGTTGGTGATCAAGGTCGCCGACCGGCTGCACAACATGCGCACCATGCGCTTCCTGCCGCCGGAAAAGCAGGCCCGCAAGGCCCGCGAGACGCTGGAAGTCATTGCGCCCCTGGCGCATCGGCTGGGCATGGCCAGCGTCAAGTGGGAGCTGGAAGACCTGTCCTTCGCGATCCTGCACCCCAAGAAGTACGAGGAGATCGTCCGGCTTGTCGCCGGCCGCGCGCCGTCGAGGGACACCTACCTGGCCAAGGTCCGCGCCGAGATCATCAACACGCTGAACGCGTCGAAGATCAAGGCGACGGTGGAGGGCCGCCCCAAGCACTACTGGTCGATCTATCAGAAGATGATCGTCAAGGGCCGCGACTTCGACGACATCCACGACCTGGTCGGCATCCGCATCCTGTGCGACGAGATCCGGGACTGCTATGCGGCTGTCGGCGTGGTGCATTCGCTGTGGCAGCCGATGGCGGGGCGGTTCAAGGACTACATCGCCCAGCCCAGATACGGTGTCTACCAGTCGCTGCACACCACCGTCGTCGGGCCGGAGGGCAAGCCGCTGGAAATCCAGATCCGCACCCGCGACATGCACCGGACCGCCGAATACGGCATCGCCGCACACTGGCGCTACAAGGAAGCCAAGGGCCGCAACGGCGTTCCGCATCCGCACGCCGCCGCCGAGATCGACGACATGGCCTGGATGCGTCAGCTGCTCGACTGGCAGCGGGAGGCCGCCGACCCCGGCGAGTTCCTGGAGTCGTTGCGTTACGACCTTGCGGTGCAAGAGATCTTCGTGTTCACCCCCAAGGGCGATGTCATCACCCTGCCGACCGGGTCGACGCCGGTGGACTTCGCCTACGCGGTGCACACCGAGGTCGGCCACCGGTGCATCGGCGCCAGGGTCAACGGGCGGCTGGTGGCGCTGGAGCGCAAGCTGGAAAACGGCGAAGTCGTCGAGGTTTTCACGTCGAAGGCGCCCAACGCCGGCCCGTCACGCGACTGGCAGCAGTTCGTGGTGTCGCCGCGCGCCAAGGCGAAGATCCGGCAGTGGTTCGCCAAGGAGCGCCGCGAGGAGGCGCTGGAGACCGGCAAGGAGGCGATGGCCCGCGAGGTGCGCCGCGGCGGGCTTCCCTTGCAGCGCTTGGTCAACGGCGAGTCCATGGCCGCGGTGGCCCGCGAACTGCACTACGCGGACGTGTCCGCGCTCTACACCGCGATCGGTGAGGGCCACGTCTCGGCGCGCCACGTCGTGCAGCGGCTGCTGGCCGAGCTCGGCGGAATCGACCAGGCCGAAGAGGATCTCGCCGAGCGGTCCACGCCGACGACCATGCTGCGGCGCCCGCGCAGCAGCGACGACGTCGGGGTCTCGGTCCCCGGGGCCCCGGGCGTGCTCTCCAAGCTGGCCAAGTGCTGCACGCCGGTGCCCGGCGACGCGATCATGGGGTTCGTCACCCGCGGCGGGGGCGTGAGCGTGCACCGCACCGACTGCACCAACGCCGCGTCGCTGCAGCAGCAGTCCGAGCGCATCATCGAGGTGCACTGGGCGCCGTCGCCGTCGTCGGTGTTCCTGGTGGCCATCCAGGTCGAGGCGCTCGACCGCCACCGGCTGCTCTCCGACGTCACGCGGGTGCTCGCCGACGAGAAGGTCAACATCCTGTCGGCGTCGGTCACCACGTCCAATGACCGGGTGGCGATCAGCCGGTTCACCTTCGAGATGGGCGACCCCAAGCACCTCGGGCATCTGCTCAACGTGGTGCGCAACGTCGAAGGCGTTTTCGACGTCTACCGCGTGACGTCGGCCGCATGA
- a CDS encoding protein kinase domain-containing protein: MGEVYRAYDAATDRVVALKVLPPNLAQDQVFQQRFRREARIAASLNDPHVVPIHSYGEIDGRLYVDMRLIEGRDLLQYIEENGGRLSPERAVAVIEQVAAALDSAHQVGLIHRDIKPKNILVTDARDFVYLIDFGIARTMADTSLTQTGHTMGTVAYMAPERFRGATDHRADVYSLACVLHECLTGKRPYAGDSLEEQLNAHLNTPPPRPSTTSAGVPPALDAVVARGMAKDPDHRYQSAMELAEAARAAVAVPAAAAAPGPPPPPPTAPPPTQDFPSTNASPDPRPPYHPPTHSRRLLLGIVGASALALAAVVALVIALVTQNDGTTNSAASSTPTRARVPGRLGSNPGPTAQAMATVPPLPAFAPPADLGADCEYPSAPDTVVKPVSPPRSGRVSTDPPQIPATISTNFGDIGVQLTNSESPCTVNSFVSLAKQQFFDNTQCARLIDSTDGGSLLCGGPESDGSGGPGYQFADEYPTNQYPAGDPALRATVMYPRGTVIMATDGPNTNGSQFSLIFRDSELAPQSTVFGTINEAGLAVLDKIAQAGIAGNRQSGAPTNPVTVTSVRVG; this comes from the coding sequence ATGGGCGAGGTCTACCGGGCCTACGACGCGGCCACCGATCGGGTCGTCGCCCTGAAGGTGCTGCCGCCGAACTTGGCGCAGGATCAGGTGTTTCAGCAACGATTCCGCCGGGAGGCGCGCATCGCGGCGAGCCTCAACGATCCGCACGTGGTGCCCATCCACAGTTACGGCGAGATCGACGGCCGGCTCTACGTCGACATGCGGCTCATCGAGGGCCGCGACCTGTTGCAGTACATCGAGGAGAACGGCGGGCGGCTGTCCCCCGAGCGTGCGGTCGCGGTGATCGAACAGGTTGCCGCGGCGTTGGACAGCGCGCACCAGGTGGGCCTGATCCACCGCGACATCAAGCCGAAGAACATCTTGGTCACCGACGCGCGCGACTTCGTCTACCTGATCGACTTCGGCATCGCCCGCACCATGGCCGACACCTCGCTCACCCAGACCGGGCACACGATGGGCACCGTCGCCTACATGGCGCCCGAGCGGTTCAGGGGCGCAACGGATCACCGCGCCGACGTGTATTCGTTGGCCTGCGTGCTGCACGAGTGCCTCACCGGCAAGCGGCCCTATGCCGGCGACAGCCTCGAGGAACAACTCAACGCGCACCTCAACACCCCGCCGCCGCGACCGTCGACGACGTCAGCGGGGGTGCCCCCGGCCCTCGATGCGGTGGTCGCCCGTGGCATGGCCAAGGACCCCGACCACCGCTACCAGTCGGCGATGGAGCTCGCCGAGGCCGCCCGGGCGGCGGTGGCCGTCCCGGCGGCAGCCGCGGCGCCGGGCCCCCCACCGCCGCCACCGACCGCCCCGCCACCCACGCAGGACTTCCCCTCGACGAACGCCAGTCCCGATCCGCGGCCGCCGTATCACCCGCCCACGCACTCCCGGCGCCTGCTGCTGGGCATCGTCGGCGCGTCGGCCCTGGCGCTGGCCGCGGTGGTGGCGTTGGTCATCGCGCTGGTCACCCAGAACGACGGCACCACCAACAGCGCGGCGTCGAGCACCCCGACGCGCGCCCGGGTGCCCGGCAGGCTGGGGTCGAATCCGGGGCCGACGGCCCAGGCGATGGCGACGGTCCCGCCGCTGCCGGCGTTCGCGCCGCCGGCCGATCTGGGCGCCGACTGCGAATATCCGAGCGCGCCCGACACCGTCGTCAAGCCGGTCAGCCCGCCCCGGTCGGGCCGGGTGTCGACCGATCCCCCGCAGATCCCGGCCACCATCTCCACCAACTTCGGTGACATCGGTGTTCAGCTCACCAACTCCGAATCGCCGTGCACGGTCAACAGCTTCGTCAGCCTGGCGAAGCAGCAGTTCTTCGACAACACCCAGTGCGCGCGGCTGATCGACTCCACCGATGGGGGGTCGCTGCTGTGCGGCGGTCCGGAATCCGACGGCTCCGGTGGCCCCGGCTATCAGTTCGCCGACGAATACCCCACCAACCAGTACCCGGCCGGCGACCCCGCCCTCCGGGCGACCGTGATGTACCCCCGCGGCACCGTGATCATGGCCACCGACGGACCCAACACCAACGGCAGCCAGTTCTCCCTGATTTTCCGGGATTCGGAATTGGCGCCCCAGAGCACGGTGTTCGGCACCATCAACGAGGCGGGCCTGGCGGTTCTCGACAAGATCGCCCAGGCGGGCATCGCCGGCAATCGTCAGAGCGGCGCGCCCACCAACCCGGTCACCGTCACCTCGGTCCGCGTCGGCTAG
- a CDS encoding peptidylprolyl isomerase has translation MPSNEQRRANAKRKLERQLERRAKQAKMRRIVVIAAGSIVAVAVVVAVVLAVINTKHEHKSNSAASSTSSAPSSSPETTAPAGPTPPVPPLPAFKPSADLGANCQYPASPEPAAKQVKPPRTGKVPTDPAQVSASMVTNQGRIGLMLANNESPCTVNSFASLIGQKYFDNTKCHRLTTSQDLGVLQCGDPKGDGTGGPGYQFANEYPTDQYPPNDPKAQQPVLYPRGTLAMANAGPGTNGSQFFMVYKDSQLPPQYTVFGTIQPDGLATLDKIAKAGVAGGGEDGAPASEVTITSLLLD, from the coding sequence GTGCCGAGCAATGAACAACGACGTGCCAACGCCAAGCGCAAGCTCGAACGGCAGCTGGAGCGCCGCGCGAAGCAAGCCAAGATGCGCCGGATCGTGGTGATCGCCGCCGGCTCGATCGTGGCCGTGGCCGTGGTCGTCGCGGTGGTGCTCGCCGTGATCAACACCAAGCACGAGCACAAGAGCAACAGCGCCGCGAGCTCCACCTCCTCGGCCCCCAGCAGCTCGCCGGAGACCACCGCGCCCGCCGGCCCGACGCCGCCCGTTCCGCCGTTGCCGGCGTTCAAGCCGTCGGCCGACCTTGGCGCCAACTGCCAGTACCCGGCGTCACCGGAACCGGCGGCCAAGCAGGTCAAGCCGCCGCGCACCGGCAAGGTGCCGACCGACCCGGCCCAGGTGAGTGCCAGCATGGTGACCAACCAGGGCCGCATCGGGCTCATGCTGGCCAACAACGAATCCCCCTGCACGGTAAACAGTTTCGCGAGCCTGATCGGCCAGAAGTACTTCGACAACACCAAGTGCCACCGGCTGACCACATCGCAGGACCTGGGCGTGCTGCAATGCGGTGACCCCAAGGGTGACGGCACCGGCGGTCCGGGCTACCAATTCGCCAACGAGTACCCGACCGACCAGTACCCGCCGAACGACCCGAAGGCGCAGCAGCCCGTCCTCTACCCGCGCGGCACCCTGGCGATGGCGAACGCGGGTCCCGGCACCAACGGCAGCCAGTTCTTCATGGTGTACAAGGACTCCCAGCTGCCGCCGCAGTACACCGTCTTCGGCACCATTCAGCCCGACGGGCTGGCCACGCTGGACAAGATCGCCAAAGCCGGCGTGGCGGGCGGCGGCGAGGATGGCGCCCCGGCCTCCGAGGTCACCATCACGTCGCTGTTGCTCGACTAA